In Oscillospiraceae bacterium, the genomic window GTGACCACGATCTGCTGCAGAATGGACGGGATGCTCAAGGTCAGCACGATCTGGGCCGTCTGCTGCAGCGGTACCTGCTCGCCCTGCCGCATTTTGGCCGAGAGTTGTTCAAGGGTAATGGACATGGATTCCTCCTTACGGGTCAGAAAAACGGATAACGAGTCCGGACACCTATTATAAAGGCGGATGGTACAAAAGTCAATCTGCTGCCTTTTTGTGCCCGGTGATTGATTTTTTGGGTGCGGCGTGATACACTCAACAACACAAGGCATGAATTGCAAAAGAAATGAGGAGAATAGAAATATGATCGAATCTCTGGTGTCTGTCGTCGGGCAGCGCGGGGTGGATGCCGCAGCGTTTCTGCTGGCATTTGCACTCACCGCGCTTACCGATTCGCTGTTCCACAACAAGCTTCCCCACGACCATGGCCGTGAATTTGCCGTCAATGGCGGCCTGTCCAAGGGCAAGGCCCGCGGTTCCGGCCTGATCTTCGTGCTGTGCATCGCGCTGGTGTCGCTGGCATTCCTGCCGTTCCGGGTGGAATATGTCATCTACACCGTGCTGCTCATCGCTTCCATGCTCTCCGGCTACTTTGACGATGCCGCCGAAAAGGCCTGGAACGAGTACAAAAAAGGCATCATCGACTTTGTCATCGCCGTGGTGGCAGGCGTGACCTACCTCAACTTCAACGGCTGCGGCGTGCAGTTCCTGCAGTGGAGCTTCACCCTGCCGTATGCCGTGTATCTGCTGCTCATCGTCATCCTGATCTGGGCCAGCATCAACGTGGTCAACTGCACCGACGGTGTGGACGGCCTGTCCGCCAGTTTGGCGGTGGTGACCATCGGCACCTACCTGATCGCCTACCACGAAGAGCTGGCCGACTACAGCACCGCCGGTGTGGTGTTCATGGGTGCGCTGCTGGCTTACCTGTGGTCCAACGCAAAGCCCAGCACCCTGCTGATGGGCGATGCCGGCAGCCGCGCCATGGGTTTCTTCATCGCCATCCTGTCGCTGAAGTGCGGCCACCCCTTTGCCTTCCTGCTGGCAGCCATCGTGTTCATCGTGGACGGCAGCCTGGGCATCCTGAAGATCAGCCTGAAGCGCTTCCTGCACATCTCCATCCTCAAGAACACCCGCACCCCGCTGCACGACCATGTGCGTAAGAACAAGGGCTGGAGCGACGAGCAGGTCGTAGCCCGCTGGCTCATCCTGCAGTGCGTGGCATCGGCTCTGCTGCTGCTCGTGGTGCACGGCTGATAAACCATCATAAAAACAAAAGCAGCGCCTGACGGTTTGAAATTTCCGTCAGGCGCTGTTTTTGCATCCGAAAATTGTTGTTACAGCCCGGCCTTTTTGGCGGCAGCCTGCACCACATGGCCCACCAGCACCGAGGTGGTCACGGTGCCCACACCGCCCGGCACGGGGGTGATAGCATCCACGACAGGCTCTGCCTCGGCAAAGCGCACGTCACCGCACAGCTTGCCCTCGTCGTTCAGATGGATGCCCACATCCACCACGGTCTGGCCGGGACGCAGGCAGTCAGCACCCACGGCGCCCATCCGGCCCATGGCCACCACGACCACATCCGCCTCTTGGCAGATCTGGGGCAGGTCCTGGGTGCGGGAGTTGCAGATGGTCACGGTGGCATTTTCCCGGTCCAGTATCATGGCGGCGGGCTTGCCCACTACCAGGCTGCGGCCTACCACCACGGCGCGTTTGCCAGAGAGGGGAACATTGTAGTGCTTCAAAATCTCCAGGCAGGCCTGTGCGGTGCAGGGAGCGTAACCCAAATCGGTGTTGGTGAACACACCGGCCAGAGAACCATCGGTGATGCCGTCGATGTCTTTTTCCGGAGCCAGTGCGGCACGCACGGTGCGGTCATCAAACTGCTTGGGCAGCGGGCGGAACAGCAGACAGCCGTGGATGGCATCGTCGGCGTTGATCTCTGCGATGACCTTCAGCAGGTCGTCCTGTGCTGCGTCGGCGGGGAGCAGATACTGTTTCACTTCCACGCCCACCTTGCCGCAGCGGGTCATCACGCCGCGCTCATAGGAAAGATCGTCCTCGCGTGCACCCACGCGCACCACGGCCAGCGTGGGCACGATGCCCTTTGTCTTGAGCTGTTCACACAGAGCAGCGTTGCGTTCGTTCATGGCGGCCACTACGGGCGCGCCCTTCAGGATGCTTGCCATTTTGTATTCCTCTCATTTCAGGTAATGCGGTATGGCGTGTGGGGAGCTTTCTCCCCGCCCACCGTCGGGTCAGGTGCGCAGTTGCTTTGTGACCTGCGCAAACACGGCGTCCGCCTTCGGGACATACTCGCTCAGCAGGGCGTCGGCCTGCGCATCCAGTGCGGCGGCATGGGTTTTGTCGGTCATCAGCTTTGTGTTGATGAACACGTTCAGGCTGGCGGCCTGCAGGGCAGCCTTGCACAGTGCGGCGGCGCAGCCTGCATCGGACACGGCCAGCGCGCTGCCCTTGGCTGCATATTCTTCCACAAGTGCAATGCCTTCGGCGCACTTGCCCATGATTTCCAGCGGCACGGCACAGGCAGTATCCAGTGCGATTTCCAGCACAGCGGCCTTGTGAGCCACCTGCTCCGGAGTGTCCTTGGGCAGGCCATAGGCGGCGGCCAGCGGCGCAAAGGCTTCGGCATCCGCCTGCACCAGTGCTTCCAGCTCCGCGCGCAGGGCGCCGGCCCGCTCGTTCAGGGTCAGAATGTCCGCTTCCACGGCGGCATACTTCTTTTTGCCCACCGTCAGGCAGCCCACCATGTTGCCCAGTGCCACACCGGCGGCACCCACCAGTGCCGCGGTACCGCCGCCGCCCGGTGTGGGTGCTTTGCTGGCCAGTTCTGCCAGGAACCGGCTGCAGCTTTCGTTCATCATGTCCATGTGTAC contains:
- a CDS encoding phospho-N-acetylmuramoyl-pentapeptide-transferase, producing MIESLVSVVGQRGVDAAAFLLAFALTALTDSLFHNKLPHDHGREFAVNGGLSKGKARGSGLIFVLCIALVSLAFLPFRVEYVIYTVLLIASMLSGYFDDAAEKAWNEYKKGIIDFVIAVVAGVTYLNFNGCGVQFLQWSFTLPYAVYLLLIVILIWASINVVNCTDGVDGLSASLAVVTIGTYLIAYHEELADYSTAGVVFMGALLAYLWSNAKPSTLLMGDAGSRAMGFFIAILSLKCGHPFAFLLAAIVFIVDGSLGILKISLKRFLHISILKNTRTPLHDHVRKNKGWSDEQVVARWLILQCVASALLLLVVHG
- a CDS encoding bifunctional 5,10-methylene-tetrahydrofolate dehydrogenase/5,10-methylene-tetrahydrofolate cyclohydrolase: MASILKGAPVVAAMNERNAALCEQLKTKGIVPTLAVVRVGAREDDLSYERGVMTRCGKVGVEVKQYLLPADAAQDDLLKVIAEINADDAIHGCLLFRPLPKQFDDRTVRAALAPEKDIDGITDGSLAGVFTNTDLGYAPCTAQACLEILKHYNVPLSGKRAVVVGRSLVVGKPAAMILDRENATVTICNSRTQDLPQICQEADVVVVAMGRMGAVGADCLRPGQTVVDVGIHLNDEGKLCGDVRFAEAEPVVDAITPVPGGVGTVTTSVLVGHVVQAAAKKAGL
- a CDS encoding cyclodeaminase/cyclohydrolase family protein — its product is MDMMNESCSRFLAELASKAPTPGGGGTAALVGAAGVALGNMVGCLTVGKKKYAAVEADILTLNERAGALRAELEALVQADAEAFAPLAAAYGLPKDTPEQVAHKAAVLEIALDTACAVPLEIMGKCAEGIALVEEYAAKGSALAVSDAGCAAALCKAALQAASLNVFINTKLMTDKTHAAALDAQADALLSEYVPKADAVFAQVTKQLRT